In the Candidatus Hydrogenedentota bacterium genome, CCGCCTGCGGCGTCCCAAATCATGTCTCCATCTTTAAGGCCTTTTTCGAAAAGGGCGGCATGCAATTGCAGCCTAATCTTGTAAACAAACAAATGTTGCTTGATGCCCGTGAACATCCGGAAAAATATCCGGACTTACTCGTTCGTATTGCCGGTTATTGCGCCTACTTCAATGAACTCTCAGATGAGATTAAAGAGACAATCATAAATAGAACCTGCTATTCATAGAGGGAGTGTTTTTTTTAATGGAGCTGAGGCTTTTTGTATCCCTTGGCAATGTATAAGAGGGCGTGGGCAGAATCGCTGCTTTTGAACAATTTTCCCTCATTTTCACCGATGTAATATTCCGTTTCAACGAAAAGGTCTTCAGATATGACGTCTTCTATATACTCAAGATTAACGTGTTTTATAGTGCTTATATATGAATTAGGCTGTTTGAACTTCTCTTTAAAAAAAGAGGATGCAGGATTGAGCAACATGGCAATAAACACACCTTGTTGCTTCAACACAGAGAGTGCCCCTTTCACAGCCCTTTGTACGTTCTGAATAAATTGCAATGAGGCAACGGAAATAACCGCGCCAAAAGTGGATTTTGGAAAAGGCAGGTTTTCTGCACTTGCCGCTATGACTTTGATGTTTTCCGGGGCATACTTTAACATTTCTCCATGGATGTCCACTCCATAAACCGTATAGCCGTTGTTGGCAAGCCGTTCTTCTATAGGAGCAGTTCCGCATCCTATACTCAGAACAGGGCTGCGATTATCTAAGTGTTGAAGCAGATAGTCCAATTCCATGCTGAAGACTTCTTGCCAAAAGACATTGGCACAGGACTGAAAATATCGGTTGGCTGTGTTTTGTTTTTGTTGCACAATATTCTGATTGGGTTTAAAAGGTTGACAGCAAGAAAGAGCTACCCCTTGCATTCTCGGATATTCATTTTTTTATGTTTCGGTTACCGACTGTGTAACAGAAACGTTCTACAAGAGATCATTATAGTCGATCTGGCTTCGATCCTTTATTGTCACACCGAGGATCTTGTTTTCTTCTTTTACATTGAACAGTGTAAAACGATGAGCGCCGCCGGCAGCAATGGCCGCAGGTATGTCTCCTAAGGCTCGTAAGGCAGGCACATAGTACTGTTCTTGCCAAAGCTGATCATCATCAAGATCAAATTGGTTCATATCGGCAATAATGGAAGAAAAGTGTTTCCCCAGCGTTCCCGCAAATATGGACAAAATACCTGCCTGTTCTAGGCCGACA is a window encoding:
- a CDS encoding autonomous glycyl radical cofactor GrcA, with amino-acid sequence MRSSQAACGVPNHVSIFKAFFEKGGMQLQPNLVNKQMLLDAREHPEKYPDLLVRIAGYCAYFNELSDEIKETIINRTCYS
- a CDS encoding class I SAM-dependent methyltransferase, whose translation is MQQKQNTANRYFQSCANVFWQEVFSMELDYLLQHLDNRSPVLSIGCGTAPIEERLANNGYTVYGVDIHGEMLKYAPENIKVIAASAENLPFPKSTFGAVISVASLQFIQNVQRAVKGALSVLKQQGVFIAMLLNPASSFFKEKFKQPNSYISTIKHVNLEYIEDVISEDLFVETEYYIGENEGKLFKSSDSAHALLYIAKGYKKPQLH